The sequence below is a genomic window from Fundidesulfovibrio magnetotacticus.
CCGGGGACTGCTCCGCCACGATCTCCGCAAGCTCGCTCTTCCGGCGCACCGTCCAGTTGCGGACTCCGGAGAGCGACACCCGGTAGGGCGGCGCGCCGTCCGCGCTGGAGAACGGCGCGGACCAGTCCAGGGTGTCCTCCTTGATGGTGTCCCGGGTGAAGACGGCCTTGACCGGCTCCGAGCCCGTGAGCGCCCGCAGGCGGCCCGCCCGGAACAGGCCCGCCCGGGTGAAGCCCCACCCGGCCTGCAGGCCGCCGCACAGGGCGTCGCAGACCTCGGCGGCAGTGTCCGCGCTGCCAGCGGCCGTGAAGAAACCCACCGGCTGGGGGCAGGCTGCGGCCAGGGCCGCCAGGGAATCCTCATCGAAGGCGATCTCCTCTTCCGGGTCGTAGGCGGTCACGGCGTCCAGCGCAGTGGGTCCGGCGTAGCGTGACGGCGAGGCCGCAAGCTCGAGCTGCGCCCCGGCGGCGTGCACGCCCGAGGAGCCGTCCCCGGCGTAGGACTGCGCGGAGTCGTCCGCGAGCAACTCCAGGGAGGCGGTAAGCTGGGCGAACTGCCCGGCGTAAGGCTGCCCGGCCACGCTACACCGGATCCAGCCGCCCGGCAGGGCGTCCACCCAGGCGTCCGCCAGCCAGCCGTCCTCGTCGTAGGCCCCGCCCAGGGCGCTGCCGTTCGTCTGGATCTCCAGGACCATCCCGCCCTCGGCGGTGATGTCGAACAAGGCGGCCACGTTGTCCGCCGGGTTGCCGGAGCGCGCCACGCGGAGCAGCACGCGCGAGCGCCCGGCGGGCCGCACGTGCACGCTGAAGCAGTGGATGCCCGTGGCGCAGTCCAGGGTCTGGGCGAGGAGGTGGCCGCCGGTCCCGGTCCCCTCGGTGAGCCGCCAGACCGACATGGAGCCCGGGAAGGCCACCGAGGCATCCGGGGCCGCCGTAAGACCCGATGCTGCCCAGACGGCGTTGCCCAGAGCCTCGCTGTGACGGATCAGGTTGGTGCGCGGCATGCGGATCAGGTGCGCGGACACGGCGCGCAGGAGCCCGGCCAGGTCCTCCACGTAGACGCCGCCGAATTTCGCCCCGCGCACGTCGGCCGTGAGCGTGGCCGAGGCCTGCCCGGGGGCGCGCAGCAGGCCCAGGGCCGCGCAGGTGACCGCCTGGCCCCCGGAGACGGCGGCGGCGCGCAGGGCGGCCAGGTCCGCGCAGTCCTGGAGGATGTCCAGGGGCACGCCGTCGGCGCGCAGGGCCTCGAAGGCCTGCATCGGGCCGTCGTGCGCTTGGTAGATGTCGTCGGACTCGCTCACCAGCACCAGGGGGATGTCGCGCAGCCTGCCCAGGGCGATGGGCTTGGTCTTGCCCATGAGTTCGGTGTCGCCTTCCACGCCCACGCCGTCGGCGTTGTTGCCCAGATAGACGTTGCGCGAGAGGGGGTTGCGGTAGCGCTGCACGTAGTCGCGCAGCTTGACGGTCATGGTCTGCTGGTGGAACTCGGGCGCGGCGGCAAGGCCCGTCACCAGGGGCCTGAACGCGGAGCGCGGCCAGGCGCGGTCGCCCGCCAGGGAGCGCACGCCCCTGTTGTCGAAGCACAGGCGCTTGTAGTGGTCCAGGCGGCCGTCCGGGATGGCGATGGTCGCCGTGCCGTAGCCGCCCTCCCCGCATCCCGGCGTGATGCCGTCGCGAAAGACCCGGCGCTCGTAGTTGAGCGCCACCTGCAGGCGCGGCTCGTAGAACCGGTCGGGGGGATCGTCGGCCGGGCCGGAGCACCAGCCTCCTCCGGCCGTGGTGAAACAGAGCGTGCCGGTCTCCCCGGAGGCGGGGTCCAGATAGTCCAGCTCCAGCAGGTAGACGAGCATCACTGCACCCTCGAGGCCAGACGTTCCAGCGCCGAGGCGGTGCGCACGTTCATGGCGCGCAGCTCCCGCAGTTCCTGGACGATGGCCGTGAAGCCCGCCCGGGAGACGCCGATCATCGCATCGCTGTCCATCCCCACGGCCTGCCGCACGTCCCTGTTGGACCGCACATGGGCCGTGGACCCCGCGCCGATGGTCACGATCTCCGGCAAGCCGCGCTCACCCACCAGGAAGCTGCCCGGGCCGGTGACGCTGCCCCCTCCCGCGAACTCGCCGAGCCACGGCGATGCGGAAGGCGTGCCGTACATGGACTGGTTGAGGGCGTTGTAGAGGTTCAGGGCGTCCTCGGCCGTCCAGGCGGCCTCCTGGGCGCCGGAGGACGCGGGCGGGCCGTCCGAGGCGGACGCGGCGATGGCGGCGTCGGCCGTGGCCACGGCGGCCACGATGGGGTCGGTGTAGGAGCTGTCCACACCCAGGGCGGAGAGGGCCGAGGCGATGGCCTGCCCGGCCGTCTGGATGGACCCGGCCAGGATGGTCAGGTTGGCGTTGGCGAGGGTCAGCTGGTCCACCTCGGCCTGGATGGCGTTCACCTGGTCGTACTGCACCTCGAGCTGCTCCAGGAGGATGTCCGCCTCGGAGCGCGTGGAGGCCTCCAGGGACTCCAGGGTGTCGGTCACGCTTTCGTAGACGCCGTAATAGGTCGCGGAGGACCCGTACACGTCGTGGTACTTGGACAGGTAGGTGGAGGCGAACCCCGCCAGCCTGGAGACGTCGCCGGAATAGGTGGGCGAGGACGGCCCCTCGCCCTGCACCTTGGCCAGGAGCCGGTTGTAGTGGGCTTCCATCTCCGAGAGCACGCTTCGGTTGCTCTTGCCCGAGAGCGTGGTGTTCCACGACAGGCTCTGCAGCGTGGATTCCAGGGAATCGGCCAGCCCGGAGAAGGTGGACCAGGCGCTGGAGACGCTGGTGAGCAGCCCGTCCACCATCACCTTCTGGGTGTTGATGAGGGTCAGCTCGGCCTGCAGCGAGGAAAGGCGGGTCTGGTTGGCCGCCTGGACCAGCTGGACGGCCTGCTGCTCCGTGGAGGAGAACTGGGCCATGTAATCGGCCGCGTTGGCCCATTTGGCGAAGGTCTCGGGGTCGAGCCCGCCGGATGCCGCCTCCTCGTAGCGGTCCCAGAAGTTCTCCAGCGTCACCCCGGCTTCGCCCAGCTGGGCGATGGCCACGGCGGCCTTGGAGGCGTAGCCCTCCAGGGAGGCCTGCCACTGCTCCTGCGTGGTCATGGTGTACTTCTGCAGGATGGAGAACGCGCTGGTGACGTCCTCCAGCCCGCCCATGATGTCGGAGGCCTGGGAGACCCACTCCCCCTGGTAGACCACATTCAGGTAGCCGGTCAGGGCGGCCAGGGACGTGCCCGCCTTGTCCGCGGCGATGGACCCGGCGGCGTAGGCCGCGGAGATCCGCTCCAGCTCGGTGTAGTAGTCTTCCCCGCCCCGGGCCACGTCGTCGAAGGCGTCCCTGAGGTCGTTGGCCGTGATGACCACCTGGGACATGTTGGTGGCCACGTTGGAGGAGGCCTGGGCCACCACGCCGGAGTTGATGTCGAAGGAGAGCGGGAAGGAATAGGTGGACCAGGAGGAGAGGTCCATGCCCAGGTCCTGGGCGCGGGAGCGGACGTTGGAGCTGTCCCTGGTCCAGGCGGTGTTCCAGGCCTTGGCCAGGGCCGGATCCAGGCTGGTCCACTGCTTGTTGTGCGTGGTCTCCGAGGAGCCGAACAGGCCCGAGGTGGTGGTCCGGTTGGATGCCCAGCCGGAGAGGACGGAAGAGAGGGGCGCGGTGACGGTCACCGTGGCCCCGGTCTCGCCGGTGAGCGAGGTCTCGGACGTGGTGGAGCCGGTGAGCAGAGAGCCCACCACGCCGCCCAGCACCGCGCCGACGGGGCCTGCCACGCTGCCCAGGGCGGTCCCGGCCAGCATGGAGGACGTGCCCGCGATGGCCCCGGCGGCCCCGCCCAGCGCGCCGCCGACGGTGCCGCCCACCGTGCCCGTGCCGTTGGGGT
It includes:
- a CDS encoding phage head spike fiber domain-containing protein; the encoded protein is MLVYLLELDYLDPASGETGTLCFTTAGGGWCSGPADDPPDRFYEPRLQVALNYERRVFRDGITPGCGEGGYGTATIAIPDGRLDHYKRLCFDNRGVRSLAGDRAWPRSAFRPLVTGLAAAPEFHQQTMTVKLRDYVQRYRNPLSRNVYLGNNADGVGVEGDTELMGKTKPIALGRLRDIPLVLVSESDDIYQAHDGPMQAFEALRADGVPLDILQDCADLAALRAAAVSGGQAVTCAALGLLRAPGQASATLTADVRGAKFGGVYVEDLAGLLRAVSAHLIRMPRTNLIRHSEALGNAVWAASGLTAAPDASVAFPGSMSVWRLTEGTGTGGHLLAQTLDCATGIHCFSVHVRPAGRSRVLLRVARSGNPADNVAALFDITAEGGMVLEIQTNGSALGGAYDEDGWLADAWVDALPGGWIRCSVAGQPYAGQFAQLTASLELLADDSAQSYAGDGSSGVHAAGAQLELAASPSRYAGPTALDAVTAYDPEEEIAFDEDSLAALAAACPQPVGFFTAAGSADTAAEVCDALCGGLQAGWGFTRAGLFRAGRLRALTGSEPVKAVFTRDTIKEDTLDWSAPFSSADGAPPYRVSLSGVRNWTVRRKSELAEIVAEQSPAYARWAGEEYRTARREDPSVLARHPAACALAFVSQLAVLADVNAQARALFAFYASGLERFTFAVVMNRESGVFDLDFLDVVTVVYDRFGLDEGRNFLVLGVTEQEELDEAVIEVLG